A segment of the Cricetulus griseus strain 17A/GY chromosome 6, alternate assembly CriGri-PICRH-1.0, whole genome shotgun sequence genome:
TCCCAGGATGGCTATTTGGGCACATGTTTATTCTCCAAGAGAAAGAACAATAAGGATGAGGTGGGACCAGAACAGTGACCACTGAGATTGCCATCCAGTTGTTTTGAGGCTCTGGGTAAATCATTTGATCACTACCCATTATAGGCTCATCTGTTAAATGAGGACTAAAAACACCTCCCTGCTCTAGTTCCTACGATGCTGGAAAGATGAAGAGCTAACCTATGAGACAGTTCTGCTTTCTAAGGAAGCTCATATGCCACAAGGGCAGTTTTTACTACGAATTTCATCAGCCTTGTGGACAGTGCTTCAGCAGCCAGTCACTATGCCAATGCCCCATTCTCCTCTCTGTGCTAGTATAAAAGAAGTATGTCCATGAGTTTCTGTTaaactggaagaaacctagaaTTCTTGTGGAGCTTTATGTAAACACGTTCCAATCAGAACTGTGAAACATGAGCTCTCAGGAGAATAGAATATCTTGAATTTCTGGTCACGCTATAGGGTTGACCAGAATACAGCAAACTGGGGATGGTGGGGATGaacttatcttcctgcctttgttcTGAGCCCATTGGactttctcctcccatctctttTCTACTCAGTGCTCTCTGGCCctttatttgaaaaatgttatCATTTATCATGTAAAGATAGCTAGACATTCTCTAAATGGAATTGCAACTCTAGAATTTTTCTATGACTCTCATTACAGTTTCATTCAACAgtatcttaaaaataatgaaaaataaatgtgaagaaaagTTTACGCACTTGTTTTACCTGTATGAGTCCTGGTGTGGGTCTTCAGGTGGTCGGACCGGGAAAACTTTCGCTGACAAGTTTTACACTGGAATGGTTTCACACCTAAACGGACAGAGAAGGTCTAGCCTCGGCCCTAACAATGTGGGGCATAGTGAGACACATAAGGCCAGCTTCCTGGCAGCTTGAGAAGCCTGGCATATCCATCACATCGGCAAGGTCTGTGTCTACCTGGACCTCACATTTCCTTGATCCCCAGGCCCAGCAGAAGTCACCTGATTCTGGTCAGCAACCTCCAGGTGCTGCTCCTGACTTGGGAAAAAAACATTTCCTAACCACCAACATCCAGTTCTCACCAGCAGACAAGTGTTAGAGACTGAGGAAAGTGGATCACTGCAAGCCAgcttctcttcttcatcctgGCTCCTAACTGAACATCAGTGGACCACCAGCCTGCTGTGGCATCTCCCTTGTGCTGTAGTTCTCCTAAGAAATGTGaaccatttcctttcttttctctttctcctttgtaaAGAAAGacttaattttttatcatttatgtgtgtctctgtgtgactgtATATCATGTGTTtacagtgcccttggaggccagaagagagtgtcagatacTCTGGAGCTATGGTTACACACACTGCctgttgtggatgctgggaactgaacctgagtcctcttgaagaacatgtgctcttaactgctgagctatcattTCCACAGCCCCTTTCCTTTTCAAAAGACAAGTCTCCATATGAGGGGAAGAAAGTTGGGAAAAttaaacagatagatagatagagtacCCTCTCATCCGTGTTCTACAGAGAAGACAGCACAAAGTCAACTCTAACCGAAGGGCTTGTGACTTCTGGCAATGAGAAGTTAACCTACAAACCTGTGTGTCTCCTTTGGTGTCTTTTGAGCTGGTCTGAGCGAGAAAACCTTCTCTCACAGTCCTTGAAGTCACACTGGTATGGTTTCTCACCTTAGGGAAAGACATATGTTGTTTCTGAGTACAAAGCTGGAAATCGGACAGGCAAGTCCTCCTAAATGCAGATGAAGGGATCCCAAAATTCCCAAAGCATTTCAGGGGAGTTTGTTAGGGTAGCACTATAGACTTCCAGGAAGATGAAATCCCACTTACACACAAGTCCATGGACACAGGGAGTAGGGAAGAAGGATACTCTGGCATTTAGGATGTTGGCTGAGGCACTGTCCAAGGGTTCATGAACAGATTAGACCAGACCATCCCTGTAGCGGGCAAGACTGGTGCCTCACACTGAGGCAATGCTCAAAAAACACATATATTAGCAGGgactattttaaaaaggaaaaaaagaaaagaaaaaagttatgaCTCCTTGGTTGAATCTGAGATAGAATTTTGGATAGATGTGCCTTGAGACTGACCATGTGAATTAAGTGTTTCATGTTTTACAGCCTGAATATTTGGTGCTCTCTGCTACTGACTTCCTGTTCTCTGACACCATGGAGTCCAACATAAATGACTCCATGGTGGTGAGACACCCCAATTAAATCAGAAGTAGATGCATTTAGCAAGACTGTTGTCCTTTAATCTGCAACGAGTCAGCAGTAGGGTTGTGCAACTCTGGACTCAGAGAAGAAGGGCCACACCCCTGTGGCCAAGGAAAACTTCAGCCAAACATGACAGAATAGCCCCCGGAGTGCACTGAGCTTCTGCGAGTGTTCCCACCTCCTGGAATTCTGAGTCACTGGATTCTGGGACAGAGAGCAAGCTACTCGGAGGTCAGTGGATTCTGTCCTTTGATGGACAGCTCCAAGTTGCCTTTCCTGCTCAGGACCTCTGATGCTTCCCTGGTCTTTCCATGTGTCTGGTGTAGCTGATCTCACCATCCTGAGCCCTCCTCACTCAACACCCTTCATCTTATGCTCCCATTCCTACCCATCAAAGTGTTACTCGCATACCCCTCACAAATGCCAATGCTATCTTATGGTTTGAATATAAACCATCATCCATTTGATGTGTTGGTCTCAGGCTCATAGTGCCATTTTGAGAGGTGGTGGAACCTTCAGGAAGTGTAACCTGACAAGAAAAGGTGGGCATGGGCCTTAAGGCTTGGAAACTTAATGGCCTTCTTTACTCCAGAATTAATTCCAGAACATCTAAGTGTATATTTGAACCTACTCTTCGAGGTTTATGGTGACTTTGTCCTTCATGCTCTGAACCATCTGATTGTACTATCCCAGATGTGTCTTCCCTGCTAAAGATGCTAATAGTCCCTCAGAAATCACGCTACCTTTCATTCAGGCCTAGAGACACAGGGTCCTATGCTACAACTCTTGTAGTATAATTTGATTCCTTTTCCTCTAGGCTTAAGAATTGCACAGTGTAGGCACTATCATCTTCATTGTCCATACAAAGTACTTGGAGTTCAAAGGGACGTTGAGCAATTGGCTCAAGGTCTCACCAGTTGGCGGTGAATACAACTTTCAAActcatgtcatttttcttctatggCATTTGCTTTCCACCACCCTGTTCTGCTTTCCTGAAGACTGCTTACTGATTTCACTAATAAAAGATGGGAAACCCTCATGCAAACAACCCTGCAGCTTTGGCCACTGTAGCCTGACCTTTGAAAGTGCCAGCCTTCCATCCCACAAGTCACCTGTGTCCTTAGCAGTGTGAGAGTCCAGAATGAGAGTTCATGAACCACCATTACTCGAGTCTGGACAGTGGACACACTTACCAGTGTGCTTCCGGCTGTGCATCTGTAAGTGGGACAGCTTAAAATATCTCTTATTGCAGCCCGGGTAGGCACACATGAAAGGACGTTTCTCACTGGTCTCAGATGCTGAGCGGACAAGAGTTGGGGCCACTCCAGACACACGTCGTACATCCTGCAGGCAAAATATAAGAAGAATGGAGGCCTTGCCACATGTGAACATTCATATTAGTCCCATGGGAAGCTGAGCACTGAAATATATCTAAAGAAGAGAAGGCAGGTATGGCATGAGACCAAAAAGTGTTTGCCTCCATACCCTAGAAACCTGTGGCAGACATCACTAATTGATGATAGATAGGAAACTCTATGATGCAGTGTTCTGATGTCATTACTGCTGATCGCCAGAACTTGGATTTGAAATGAAACCTCTTTGGGGTCCCCAGCATAGAACCTCTAGAGAAGAAACATTAGTGTCAGGAGAAGTTCCCAATCTATCTCTCACTTGAGACTGTGAGGTCTAGAATCCAGAGTCCCAGACTGTATGTATGCCCTTCCCAATTAGAGACTTGGCCATGTGATTATGGACTCAATGAGAAAATGGataagagctgggtggtggtggtgcatacctttaatctccgcactcgggaggcggagtcagtggatctctgtgagttcaaggccagcctggtctacaaagctacacagagaaactctgtctcaaaaacatcaaaagaaagaaagaaagaaagaaagaaagaaagaaagaaagaaagaaagaaagaaagaaagaaagaaggaggggagagggaggagagggagggagggagggagggagggagggagggagggagggagggagggaggaaatggataAGAAAGTTCTTAGCAGAGAAAGACATGAGACACTGAGTGAGGCCCAAACTGACCTGAGATTCACATGTAAATAGAAGTAAATAAAGAAGTCTCTGGGTTTGGGGCCTCTGAATCCACCAGAATGCTGTAATACAGTCAGTGTGATCTTTAACAGTGACACAGGAAAACACTGGAAGCTATCTGCCTTCTGTGCTCTTTGCATGTCCTTCCCGAGACACCTACTGGTCCCTGTCATCTAGCAAGGGAGgcaaatctcttttcttgccctcagGCTCAGTGATTCCTGGATAGCAGTAATGATTCCTCCTTATTCAATTACAGGTGTGCCCACCAGGACCAAAGAGATGATCTGCTGACACAGGAACACATCTGTGATGGTATAAAGATCTGGAACATCCACTAAgccagttgttctcaaccttcctaatgctacaaccctttaatgcagtttctcatgctgtggtTACCCgaagccataaaattattttcattgctacttcataactataattttgctactgttatgattcatagtgtaaatgtctgatatgtaAACccaagggttgagaaccactgttcttaATAACTTCCTATGTCATTAGTCTTCTAATCTACCCACTCACATTCTTGTTCCTAGTTCACTTGCCTTGCCCTAGCAGGGCACTTTCTTTTTTGTAAGAAAAAGTTCTGTAGTGTCATACCATAAATACTGTATCGGTATGTCACAGTATGTCAACCATTTGCCTTTCTCCTAGGGTTAATGGTGGGATACAAGTAAATGGTAGGCCAGCGGTTTGTCATATTCTACAAGAAAAAGAGTAAGTAGGGAAACATATATAGGGTGTGGCATCTACTAAAGGCCCTGACAGTGGATCTGATAAACTGCATCTGG
Coding sequences within it:
- the Wt1 gene encoding Wilms tumor protein isoform X3 — protein: MASAFTELLSRVTLWKKDVRRVSGVAPTLVRSASETSEKRPFMCAYPGCNKRYFKLSHLQMHSRKHTGEKPYQCDFKDCERRFSRSDQLKRHQRRHTGVKPFQCKTCQRKFSRSDHLKTHTRTHTGKTSEKPFSCRWHSCQKKFARSDELVRHHNMHQRNMTKLQLAL
- the Wt1 gene encoding Wilms tumor protein isoform X4, which translates into the protein MCAYPGCNKRYFKLSHLQMHSRKHTGEKPYQCDFKDCERRFSRSDQLKRHQRRHTGVKPFQCKTCQRKFSRSDHLKTHTRTHTGKTSEKPFSCRWHSCQKKFARSDELVRHHNMHQRNMTKLQLAL